The following coding sequences are from one Lysinibacillus sp. FSL W8-0992 window:
- a CDS encoding collagen-like protein, whose protein sequence is MNFEDYFLNNVCSKCRTFPCGCRRIPEHHSCVWPVKPTGCTGATGPTGATGNTGPTGPTGVTGDPGATGPTGPTGSTGATGDLGPTGPTGSTGATGLLGPTGPTGATGLLGPTGPTGATGLLGPTGPTGATGELGPTGPTGATGLLGPTGPTGVTGLLGPTGPTGATGLLGPTGPTGATGELGPTGPTGATGLLGPTGPTGATGILGPTGPTGATGELGPTGPTGTTGELGPTGPTGATGLLGPTGPTGATGELGPTGPTGATGLLGPTGPTGATGLLGPTGPTGATGELGPTGPTGATGLLGPTGPTGATGELGPTGPTGATGLLGPTGPTGATGELGPTGPTGATGLLGPTGPTGATGLLGPTGPTGATGLLGPTGPTGATGLLGPTGPTGATGLLGPTGPTGATGLLGPTGPTGATGDLGPTGPTGATGDLGPTGPTGATGDLGPTGPTGPAFTEGFSAFLSTLSVSTSATLSNWSVASPYFTTPAFNPTTGIFTVPTTGRYAFEATINYSTVAAISLGIGAGVNPSFAIRRNTTTNLITGLFPILNLSVTLLTIRAILGSGTVTLAGEVNLTAGDTIDLFYEANGLTLSLTLGGANSGGIVWSCHRIS, encoded by the coding sequence ATGAACTTCGAAGATTATTTTTTAAATAATGTTTGCAGTAAATGTAGAACATTCCCTTGTGGTTGTAGAAGAATACCCGAACATCATAGCTGTGTTTGGCCAGTAAAACCTACAGGTTGTACAGGCGCAACAGGGCCGACGGGGGCTACTGGTAACACCGGGCCAACGGGTCCTACTGGCGTAACTGGTGATCCTGGTGCTACTGGACCTACTGGGCCTACGGGCAGCACTGGCGCGACGGGGGATCTTGGACCGACTGGGCCGACTGGTAGCACTGGCGCGACGGGGTTACTCGGACCTACGGGACCTACTGGCGCGACTGGACTTCTCGGACCTACGGGACCTACTGGTGCCACTGGTTTACTCGGACCTACAGGACCTACCGGCGCGACTGGTGAACTCGGACCTACGGGACCTACTGGCGCGACTGGGTTACTCGGACCTACAGGACCTACCGGCGTTACTGGTTTACTCGGACCTACGGGACCTACCGGCGCGACTGGACTTCTCGGACCTACGGGACCTACAGGAGCTACCGGTGAGCTCGGACCTACAGGACCTACCGGCGCTACTGGACTTCTCGGACCTACAGGGCCTACTGGTGCCACTGGCATACTTGGGCCAACAGGACCTACCGGCGCTACCGGTGAGCTCGGACCTACGGGACCTACTGGCACTACCGGTGAACTTGGACCTACTGGGCCTACTGGTGCCACTGGTTTACTCGGACCTACAGGACCTACCGGCGCGACTGGTGAACTCGGACCTACGGGGCCTACTGGCGCCACTGGTTTACTCGGACCTACAGGACCTACTGGTGCCACTGGCCTACTTGGGCCAACAGGACCTACCGGCGCTACCGGTGAGCTCGGACCTACGGGGCCTACTGGCGCCACTGGTTTACTTGGGCCAACAGGACCTACCGGCGCTACCGGTGAACTCGGACCTACGGGACCTACTGGTGCTACAGGACTTCTCGGACCTACGGGACCTACCGGCGCGACTGGTGAACTCGGACCTACGGGACCTACTGGTGCCACTGGTTTACTCGGACCTACGGGACCTACTGGTGCCACTGGTTTACTTGGGCCAACAGGACCTACTGGAGCAACAGGACTTCTCGGACCTACGGGACCTACTGGTGCCACTGGCTTACTTGGGCCAACAGGACCTACTGGTGCCACTGGCTTACTTGGGCCAACAGGACCTACTGGAGCAACAGGACTTCTCGGACCTACCGGGCCTACTGGTGCTACCGGTGATCTCGGACCTACTGGGCCTACTGGTGCTACCGGTGATCTCGGACCTACTGGGCCTACTGGTGCTACCGGTGATCTCGGACCTACAGGACCTACAGGACCTGCGTTTACGGAAGGTTTCTCTGCCTTCTTAAGTACTTTATCCGTTAGTACATCTGCTACTTTAAGTAATTGGAGTGTAGCCTCACCATATTTCACAACACCAGCATTTAACCCAACAACAGGCATATTTACAGTTCCTACTACCGGAAGATATGCATTTGAGGCAACTATCAACTATTCAACAGTAGCTGCCATTAGTCTTGGTATTGGTGCAGGTGTTAACCCTTCATTTGCAATCCGTAGAAATACAACGACAAATTTAATTACCGGTTTATTCCCAATACTAAATTTATCAGTTACCCTATTAACTATTAGAGCAATTCTTGGAAGTGGTACCGTAACATTGGCTGGAGAAGTTAATTTAACTGCTGGTGATACAATCGATTTATTTTACGAAGCAAATGGCTTAACGCTCTCCTTAACACTAGGAGGCGCTAACTCAGGTGGTATTGTATGGTCATGTCATAGAATTTCTTAA